The Nicotiana sylvestris chromosome 6, ASM39365v2, whole genome shotgun sequence genomic sequence TTACTCCAAACGCGCCGAATCATATTTTAACTATTTGGAAATATACTAAATTTTGCGTGCAGGTTGTGAAGCACCATACAGAACTATTCCCAAACTCAGAATTCCAAATGGACAataaaacctactccaaaccaaatttgaagAACTTTAAAACCTTCAATGCGCCAACTTATAACTTTATGCaccgaaacgctcccgggtcatccaaaacccaatccgaatatacgcccaagtccaaaattatcatacaaacctattgaaaccgtcaaatcccgattccaaTTTCATTTACTAGAAAtattgactcaagtcaaacttaaccTTTTAAAGCCAATgctaaggaactaagtgttccaattctAATTCAAACCCTTCCAAACCCAAACTAACCATCCCCACGAGTCATAAAAAAGCATATGCGGGGAGAATTATTTAGCAGAACGGGTTCTAGAAAGCAATACGaatggtcgggtcgttacaaatatcTTGCAATTCATTACATTTATTATAGTTATAGGATTTTACCTCACTTGTTTCACCTCGTGTCATGAAGAAATTTTTAGTATCTTCTTTACAGTCATCGTCTGATAAGTCCTCATCAGTTCAACAACCAGAATATTGGTTCATATCAGTTTCCAAAATAGTCATGAAATACATATTTGCTATTTCTTCATGTTCTGAGCTATCTTCATCGCTCCAACATCCGAATGATTTATTTTTGTTGAATCCTCTGGAGACTTTCCTTTTAAGATCAGGGCATTCATCTAGAACTAAGCCATACCTTCCATATTTAGAatagtttccatcatttttgtCTTGTTCATTGTATTGTATGGTTCTTCTAGATGACATCGTACCCTTTTTATGTTTCTGTATCTTGTCATCAATCCATTCATATTTCTTGAAACCATAACAATTTCTTCTTCAAGAGCTTCTGAGTTATCATGAATATCGTTCGTAGGTCCTTCAGTTGTAGCTTTGAAGGCGACTGTTTTCTTATTCTCTTCCTGACACGTTTTCTTGAGATGTGTTTTCTCGAATGCTATGAGATCTCCACGTAATTCGTCGTATGAcagtttatttcacttttctaGTTCCTTTATAGGTAAATTCCAATTTGTCCCACATTTCCTTAGCTGTATCACAGCTTGAAATTTTCTCATATTCTTCTCTACTTATAGCATTGTAGAGTAAATTTCGTGCCTTAGCTTTAGCTGGAACAATAGCCATTTGCTCATCTGAGTAGTTATTTGTATCTTCAGGATCAACGGGTGGTTGTCCTGCTGCTGGAAGTGGATAGTTTCCCTTTTTGATAATACACCATACTTTGACATCATAGGACTTTgcataaatatatgtgcatcttCCAATAAGAAAAATATTGTCCATTGAAATATGGTGGCCTTCCTTGCGAAGTCCCTTCTTGAAAGAGTGTACCGGCTATTACTTGAGTTGACATGATCTTTTCTCACTTGTTGTTAAGCAAATATGTgagacctgctctgataccaattgaaagtgcAAGAGGGGGAGTgaattgtattttttcttttcttttactggGTAGTCAACTAATTTTATTTCTAGTCGACTAGATTCTTGATATGAGATGTAAACAagatacaaaaaattaaattgcAGAAAGTAAATGACATAAGAtatttatactggttcggattcagAATGAATCCTACATCTAGTCCTCATGGGTTGCAAGGGTGTTCTCTTTTAAGTATTTGAACTTTTTTGGTACATGTTGGCTGGTGTTGTTATATACCAACAACTTCATCACTAGGTTAGTTCTTTCCTCTCTTCTCGGTATAATGTTTCACCAgtgatttttctctctttcttctctccctAGTTACATAGTAAATCTAGAATAGACTACAATGCTTGTTTGGAGTAGAACAAAAAGTTTGATAGTGGTTCAATCAAAGTATGTCCTTCCTATGCATCACTTGCTGTATATATATGAATTGGACTCTAGACTTATAGGCGTGACAGATTCATATATGGAGGGAAACCTGTAACacctcaaaattttaataatatttgCATTCTTGATTGAGCATTTTTATAACGAGGAGATATTTACTTTGCACTTCCTAAACGTGAAATTGATaatatatgaaaatttcttaCTTTAGGTTGTGTTAATATTGACAAAGAAGCTCCATGGTGTTGCTATGtataacacttaatattattttgatgaATTGTTATTAAATACATTATATAATTAAGTTTTTCGGGCTGTCAACCTTTTGTATTTGTCTAAAGATATTAGTAATTTGGGCAGCCACATTTTTCACAATCATCCAAAGTTTAGATATAACTTTGGAAGACTTGCCTTTCCATATCCTTCTCTCTTGTTTTATTCTTGCAAGACAAAGAAACAAAATCACCTACCCTCTCTCCTTCTTAGCCTCTGAAAATTTCATGAAACCGCCATAAATTTCTATTAAATCAACCAgcaaaatttattttttggtGAAGATCAAGTTGTTCCTCTCTTTTGTGGTAAGTTTCTAAACTCATTTTTGCACTAGATAGATATTAAGGTTTTCTACATATCTTTTTGTACAAAGCTCCGATTTAAGTGATCCAGGGCTTTCTGGAAAGAATTTCATAGATATATAACTCTTATGAAGGAACCAAAATCTAGTTTTGCTGGTATTTACCCGAAAAGGGATCAAAAAGTACAGGACAGGTGCTGCCCAGATTTTCAATTTTAGAAATACTCCATGTACTACTGTTtgtaattttagcataactttCTGTAAAAAAGAAGATATGGGGGTGATGCAAGATGTTCTAAAACATTAAGACATAGATCTACAACTTTTATGAAGACTATACAGTCTAGTTTGTCCGTTATATCTTCAAAATTGAGCCACAACATGAAATAGTGATACTGTCCAGATTTTCtgtttcaaacatttttgggtaatTTTCACCAATATCATGTTTAGTTTGACAAGTTAAATCAATGAACTTATTTAgatatttgattatgtatttaaggtatattgattcttgccttatttaccTAGCTTTTAAACTATTATATAtactcttttctcttttcattacaAACACGAACATTAGTTCAAACTCTCTCACACTTAACActccgtgacatactgcgttcatcctctttccatcgataagggacaattgttcatagcggctcattatccattctgcatcgctgagtttagCTTCCTATATGATTTTTAAAGAAAGAATCTCCACCTCGGCTAGGATGACAGCCTCgctaccataaaccagcatgtaaggAGTTGCCCCGATTGAGGTGTGAAccgtggtgcggtatcccaataaagcaaaaggtaacttctcatgccattgtttgtggttctctaccatttttcTCAGTATcgtcttgatgtttttgttggtggcttctacggctccattcatttggggtctataggctgtggaattctttgattttgaaaatttcacacatagctttcatcagatcactattgtgattggcggcattatcattAATAATTGATTCGGGAATACCGAATCAGCAAACAATTCGATCTTTcacaaaatctgcgacgactttcttggttacagctctgtaagatgcagcctctacccattttgtgaagtaatcaatggcgactagaataaacatgtgtctatttgaagcagtgggctcaatctgatcaataacatccattcccaggcagcgaatggccaaggtgagcttgttgcattgagctcatttggcggcacttttatcatatcggcatgcacttgataTTGAAAGCattttgcggacatactgaatgcaatccgtctccatggtcatccaaaagtaacctgcttttagtatcttcttagccaagacgaaaccattcatgtgcgggccacaaGTCCCGGcttgcacatcctcaagtagcttagaagcttccctTGCATCGAAAAACCTTAGTAAACCTAAATCAGGAATTCTTCTGTAAAAGTTccctccgttgtggaagaagtgatttgacattctccggagtgtgcatttctgagtgtggtttgcatgctccagatattctccctttgacaaatactccttgatgtcatggaaccaaggctttccatctgtttcttcttcaacataagCACAATATGCCGGCTTATTATGGAttctcaccggaatgggatcaatgtaattcttatctggatgttgtatcatagatgacaaagtggctaatgcgttggcaaactcattctgaattttgggcacatgtcggaattctatatTTATAAATCTCTTtgtcaattcctgtacatggtgcagatatggcaatatattggaattcttggtggctcactctccttgtacctggtacATGAACAAATCTGAATAACCGATCACCAAcagctcttgaatgttcatgtcgactgccatgttgagtcctagtatgcaggcttcatactctgccatgttgttggtgcagggaaatctaagTTTAGCAGACACCGGATGATTCTAACCTGTTTCTAATAcgaaaactgctccaatgcctactcctttgaaatctgaagctccatcaaagaacatccttcAACCGTCATacgcttcggtaatgtcttctcctatgaatgacacttcttcatcaatAAAATATGTTTTTAAAGGCTCGTATGCTCCTCCCatcggattttcagcaagatgatctgccaatgcttgtcccttgaccgccttttgagttacatagacactATCAAACTCACTTAATAGCAActtccatttagccaacttcctagTAGGCaagggcttctgaaatatgtactttagaggatccatcctaGATACAAGGTAtatagtgtaggcacagaagtaatgtctcaatttctgagttgtccaggtcaaagcacagcaagtgcattcaAGTGGAGAATAtcatgcttcataaggtgtgaacttcttactcaagtaatatatggcttgctcctttcttcctgtctcgtcgtgttgtcctaaaacacatctgaaggctccatctaatacagatagatagagtagcagaGGTCATCCCGGTTCTAGCGGGACCAGAActagtggtgtggacaggtactccttgatcttgtcaaaagctctctgacaatcctctgtccagcttgttttagcatctttcctcaacatcttgaagatgggttcacatatgactgtggactgtgctatgaagcgactgatatagttgagatgtTCTAAGAAGCTCATcatgtcctttttgctcttaggtggtggtaactcctgaatagccttgactttagatggaACCAGCTCGATCCGTCGATGACTAACGAtaaatcccaataattttcctgcgggaaacctgaatgcacactttgcggggttcagtttcaaattttccctccttagcctgtcaaagaatttTTTTAggtccgctatgtgatctgcggacttcttggatttgataatgacatcgtccacgtacacctctatttctttgtgtatcatatcatggaagatggttgtcatggatctcatgtaagtggccccagcattcttcaaaccaaatggcattatcttgtaatagtatacaccccacggtgtgatgaaagttgtcttctctatatctttttcatccatccaaatctgatgataatccgcgaagcaatctacaaaggattggagttcatgctttgcgcaattatcaatcaggatgtgtatatttggtagtgggaagttgtccttgggacttgctctgtttaaatcccattagtcaacacatactttgaccttccatccttcttcggaactggcacaatgttagctaaccaggttgggtactcaaccaccacGAGAACT encodes the following:
- the LOC138870462 gene encoding uncharacterized protein, whose protein sequence is MAEYEACILGLNMAVDMNIQELLVIGYSDLFMYQNEFANALATLSSMIQHPDKNYIDPIPVRIHNKPAYCAYVEEETDGKPWFHDIKEYLSKGEYLEHANHTQKCTLRRMSNHFFHNGGNFYRRIPDLGLLRFFDAREASKLLEDVQAGTCGPHMNGFVLAKKILKAGYFWMTMETDCIQYVRKMLSISSACRYDKSAAK